One Glaciihabitans arcticus DNA window includes the following coding sequences:
- a CDS encoding DUF5719 family protein translates to MSEIEPVQETVVEPAVETTSPPSARAGRGAALVGARIVSGTVGLAVAAVAILGATFISLPGIQSTAPSVDVIPVPTAQLRVCAGGVLRLGDESGQDATNATAIGRPVVEFRSTGDVDTADLAQSDSPESSSRAAPTVLSAAPGEADPNAAVLLAGSQSQLVNSGDFVGFATAECTGAATDSWLVGGSAEVGRTTLITLANPTEVVSEVTLEIFGADGAIAAPGASGIVVQPQSQRVLSLASFAPGLASPVIHVTATGGAVVANLQQSVVRGLTTGGVDIVGATAAPAKSQVIPGLTVLGSEDLESSLAQDGNEDLATSLRVYVPGDDAIDEGSVGATVNIVSSDGVGTGASFTADVEIGRVTEVPVEGLLDGTYTVTVSSSVPIVAGLRASTVAPAQGLLPATSDFAWLGATTRLGGDTLLTVADGPQPVLHLSNPGASTITVDVAELDGTSSTVTVSARSSATTPVNPGSAYRLSGFSALYAAVSFAAPGQLGGYGVQPPALSSSAVTIFP, encoded by the coding sequence ATGTCTGAGATCGAGCCCGTGCAAGAAACCGTCGTGGAACCCGCCGTGGAGACCACGAGCCCGCCCTCCGCTCGAGCCGGGCGCGGAGCAGCCCTCGTCGGCGCGCGCATCGTCTCGGGCACGGTCGGCCTGGCCGTTGCCGCGGTGGCGATACTCGGGGCGACGTTCATCTCGCTGCCGGGCATCCAGTCGACAGCGCCCTCGGTCGACGTGATTCCGGTGCCCACGGCGCAGCTGCGCGTGTGCGCGGGCGGAGTGTTGCGACTCGGGGACGAGTCGGGCCAGGACGCCACCAACGCGACGGCGATCGGCCGCCCCGTTGTAGAGTTCCGTTCGACCGGCGACGTGGACACCGCGGATCTCGCACAGTCCGACAGCCCGGAATCGTCATCCCGTGCCGCGCCGACCGTGCTGAGCGCCGCGCCTGGCGAGGCCGACCCGAACGCCGCAGTGCTGCTTGCCGGCAGCCAGTCGCAGCTCGTCAACAGTGGCGACTTCGTCGGCTTCGCAACGGCAGAGTGCACGGGTGCGGCGACCGACTCCTGGCTCGTCGGCGGTTCTGCCGAGGTCGGTCGCACCACCCTCATCACCCTCGCCAACCCGACCGAGGTCGTCTCCGAGGTGACCCTCGAGATCTTCGGCGCGGACGGCGCCATCGCCGCTCCCGGCGCCTCGGGCATCGTCGTCCAGCCGCAGTCACAGCGGGTGCTCTCGCTCGCGAGCTTCGCGCCCGGGCTCGCCTCGCCGGTCATCCACGTCACGGCGACAGGCGGTGCCGTGGTCGCCAACCTGCAGCAGTCGGTCGTGCGCGGCCTCACAACCGGCGGCGTCGACATCGTCGGTGCGACGGCCGCCCCGGCCAAGTCGCAGGTCATCCCCGGCCTCACTGTTCTCGGCTCGGAGGACCTCGAGAGCTCGCTCGCACAGGACGGCAACGAGGACCTTGCGACGAGCCTGCGGGTCTACGTTCCCGGCGACGACGCCATCGACGAGGGTTCGGTCGGCGCCACCGTCAACATCGTCTCCTCCGACGGCGTGGGCACAGGTGCGTCGTTCACGGCCGACGTCGAGATCGGCCGCGTCACCGAGGTGCCGGTCGAGGGGCTGCTCGACGGCACCTACACGGTCACCGTCTCGTCGAGCGTGCCGATCGTCGCCGGCCTCCGCGCCTCGACCGTCGCTCCCGCGCAGGGGCTCTTGCCTGCGACATCCGACTTCGCCTGGCTGGGCGCGACCACCAGGCTCGGCGGCGACACGCTCCTCACCGTCGCCGACGGCCCGCAGCCGGTTCTGCACCTGTCCAACCCGGGCGCATCCACGATCACCGTCGACGTCGCTGAATTGGATGGCACGAGCTCGACCGTCACGGTGAGCGCACGGTCATCGGCCACCACGCCGGTGAACCCGGGCAGCGCGTACCGTCTCTCGGGATTCAGCGCGCTCTACGCTGCGGTGAGCTTCGCGGCACCGGGGCAGTTGGGCGGCTACGGGGTTCAGCCGCCGGCGCTGTCCTCGAGCGCGGTCACGATCTTCCCGTAA
- a CDS encoding metallopeptidase family protein encodes MVRTRRSGSARGLARDRHGRGIRAAVTGPLLPLLRSRADLFDMTVASTAEYLKDLWPQELSGVSFEVAGLPSDLGRSSGVDRWRVLADERRVILYRLPVERLSRLHRYDDLHRRMMIESCVFRAVAELLGKDPWDLAPERFRHF; translated from the coding sequence ATGGTAAGGACGAGGCGCAGCGGCTCCGCTCGGGGTCTCGCCCGCGACAGGCACGGACGCGGCATCCGCGCCGCCGTGACCGGCCCCCTGCTGCCGCTCTTGCGCAGCCGGGCCGACCTCTTCGACATGACCGTCGCCTCGACCGCCGAATACCTCAAGGATCTGTGGCCCCAGGAGCTCTCGGGGGTCTCGTTCGAGGTCGCGGGTCTTCCCTCGGACCTCGGCCGCTCATCCGGTGTGGACCGCTGGCGGGTGCTCGCCGACGAGCGCCGGGTGATCCTGTACCGCCTGCCGGTCGAGCGCCTCTCGCGCCTGCACCGCTACGACGACCTGCACCGCCGCATGATGATCGAGTCGTGCGTCTTCCGGGCGGTCGCCGAACTGCTCGGCAAGGATCCGTGGGACCTTGCGCCCGAGCGCTTCCGCCACTTCTAA
- a CDS encoding DUF3499 family protein, translated as MTGRPCSKVACNNDAVATLTYVYADSMAVLGPLSRSAEPHSYDLCTRHAETLKVPQGWQVIRHVVLGA; from the coding sequence ATGACCGGCAGACCCTGTAGCAAAGTCGCGTGCAACAACGACGCGGTGGCGACGCTCACCTACGTCTACGCCGACTCCATGGCCGTGCTCGGGCCGCTCAGCCGCAGCGCCGAACCGCACAGCTACGACCTGTGCACGAGGCACGCCGAGACCCTCAAGGTGCCGCAGGGGTGGCAGGTTATCCGTCATGTAGTTTTGGGGGCATGA